The Vicia villosa cultivar HV-30 ecotype Madison, WI linkage group LG1, Vvil1.0, whole genome shotgun sequence genome includes a region encoding these proteins:
- the LOC131643551 gene encoding uncharacterized protein LOC131643551 isoform X2, with translation MDSSRVVQSKVVENKDEQNLDSQHVVTHDAEEHTEPEKKSVMSRVKARARKIKNSITGHSPQTPDQTSGHDSEIQHATEDDDDEDDDGDLDEGKENVQEPLGHKAPNYGSRDVTSATPTTDYEKVENLRNSVFNLEGSKDVGEEPRRDPSVEGVSSTTGINRNIATDMAKAFDLEEKPDQFKADFERPIFSKKDPQEQGSRTDAYDLPKYQARDTDPNVEVYDSEDVKSATPKFESEQVENLGNSGIGFEGAKVVGEEPRHDSLVKGVSSTNIESDQNTAKPFSVRDKPDQFKADLARLGFSKEDFDEQVNRTEASNPKYQTNDTYPSEDVKNATPPPEYKQDENFGNSGVGFEGAKVKGEEPRHDSLFEGFSSTTSDTNQNIAKPFAEEDKPDQFKANSERPGFSDDFEEQGSRTEAYTLPKHQTSDTYPSEDVKNATPPAEYKQDENFGNSGVGFEGAKVKGEEPRRDSLFEGVSSTTAETNQNIVKPFAEEDKPDQFKANLERPEFSEEFEKQGRGIEAYTLPKYQTSDTYPSEEGELKDSKPLEESLERLNVHDDESKPKILPHVADTEYPASAGSHDQFVPHFSDATKTKNEYPQETVSTDINRNQEFSEKDSQDQGSKTEAYTIPKYQIRDTDPSGVGSDEVKDSTPLEESLERLNVHDGDEPKPIRELNIQPSVTDTEYPASAGSHDIRQPVPHFFDASKSHNEFSQETVSKGYGESVETQPKHNKSYADENEFASATTADKTLTSENDEALKLGSYGTSTGSNANDGTETDKGAAVRDYFNEKSRPGEEDKALAEVITEALHKGKDEPLKSEDGKVDSEVEKPEKVFGEESNVASPGKGMVDRVTGYVGSWFAKPEETPSPHGAGIGTEDLSKNKDSVAEVKHDGKVVDSGRIQE, from the exons ATGGATTCATCAAGAGTAGTTCAAAGTAAAGTGGTTGAGAACAAGGATGAACAAAACCTTGATTCACAACATG TGGTGACACATGATGCAGAAGAGCACACTGAGCCTGAGAAGAAATCTGTTATGAGTAGGGTGAAGGCAAGGGCTAGGAAAATCAAGAACAGTATTACTGGGCATAGTCCACAAACTCCTGATCAAACTAGTGGACATGACAGTGAAATTCAGCATGCtactgaagatgatgatgatgaagatgatgatggtgacTTGGATGAGGGGAAAGAAAATGTTCAAGAGCCACTAGGTCATAAAGCACCAA ATTATGGTAGTAGAGATGTTACAAGTGCAACACCTACAACTGATTATGAGAAAgttgaaaatttaagaaattcGGTATTTAATTTGGAAGGTTCAAAAGATGTAGGCGAAGAACCTCGTCGTGATCCATCAGTTGAAGGTGTTTCTTCAACTACTGGAATCAATCGAAACATAGCCACTGACATGGCCAAAGCATTTGATCTGGAAGAGAAGCCAGATCAATTCAAGGCTGATTTCGAGAGGCCGATATTTTCGAAGAAAGATCCTCAAGAACAAGGGAGTAGAACTGATGCATATGATCTTCCCAAGTATCAAGCCAGAGACACTGATCCAAATGTTGAAG TTTATGACAGTGAAGATGTTAAAAGTGCTACACCTAAATTTGAATCTGAGCAAGTTGAGAATCTAGGAAATTCAGGAATTGGTTTTGAAGGTGCAAAAGTTGTAGGAGAAGAACCTCGTCACGATTCACTGGTTAAAGGTGTTTCTTCAACAAACATTGAGTCCGATCAAAACACAGCCAAACCATTTTCTGTGAGAGATAAGCCAGATCAATTCAAGGCCGATTTGGCGAGGTTGGGATTTTCGAAAGAAGATTTTGATGAACAAGTAAATAGAACTGAGGCATCTAATCCCAAGTATCAAACCAATGACACTTATCCAAGTGAAGATGTTAAAAATGCTACACCTCCACCTGAATACAAGCAAGATGAAAATTTTGGAAATTCTGGAGTTGGTTTTGAAGGTGCAAAAGTTAAGGGAGAAGAACCTCGTCACGATTCACTATTTGAAGGTTTTTCATCAACAACCTCTGACACCAATCAAAACATAGCTAAACCATTTGCTGAGGAAGATAAGCCAGATCAATTCAAGGCCAATTCGGAGAGGCCTGGATTTTCGGACGATTTTGAAGAACAAGGAAGTAGAACTGAGGCATATACTCTTCCCAAGCATCAAACCAGTGACACTTATCCCAGTGAAGATGTTAAAAATGCTACACCTCCAGCTGAATACAAGCAAGATGAAAATTTTGGAAATTCTGGAGTTGGTTTTGAAGGTGCAAAAGTTAAGGGAGAAGAACCTCGTCGCGATTCACTATTTGAAGGTGTTTCATCAACAACCGCTGAAACCAATCAAAACATAGTCAAACCATTTGCTGAGGAAGATAAGCCAGATCAATTCAAGGCCAATTTGGAGAGGCCCGAATTTTCAGAAGAATTTGAAAAACAAGGAAGAGGAATTGAGGCATATACTCTTCCCAAGTATCAAACCAGTGACACTTATCCAAGTGAAGAAGGTGAATTAAAAGACAGTAAACCACTTGAGGAATCTCTTGAGAGATTGAATGTTCATGATGATGAGTCAAAACCAAAAATCCTGCCACATGTTGCTGACACTGAATACCCTGCTTCTGCTGGAAGCCATGATCAGTTTGTGCCACACTTCTCTGATGCAACAAAAACTAAGAATGAATATCCTCAGGAAACGGTATCGACAGATATCAATAGAAACCAGGAATTTTCGGAGAAAGATTCTCAAGATCAAGGGAGTAAAACTGAGGCATATACTATCCCGAAATATCAAATCAGGGACACTGATCCAAGCGGTGTTG GAAGTGATGAGGTAAAAGACTCTACACCACTTGAGGAATCTCTAGAGAGATTGAATGTGCATGATGGTGATGAGCCAAAACCTATCAGAGAACTAAATATTCAGCCATCTGTTACTGACACTGAATATCCTGCTTCTGCTGGAAGCCATGATATTCGTCAGCCTGTGCCACACTTCTTTGACGCATCAAAAAGTCATAATGAGTTTTCTCAAGAAACAGTATCCAAAG GTTATGGAGAATCAGTGGAGACACAACCAAAGCACAACAAAAGCTACGCAGATGAAAATGAATTCGCTTCTGCAACAACAGCTGATAAAACTCTCACTAGCGAAAACGATGAAGCTCTTAAGCTCGGTAGTTATGGAACTAGCACTGGCAGTAATGCAAATGATGGAACTGAAACGGACAAAGGGGCTGCTGTGAGGGACTATTTCAATGAGAAGTCAAGGCCTGGTGAAGAAGATAAGGCACTTGCTGAGGTGATTACGGAAGCTTTACATAAAGGGAAAGACGAGCCGTTGAAAAGTGAGGATGGAAAGGTTGATAGTGAAGTTGAGAAGCCAGAGAAAGTGTTTGGTGAAGAAAGCAATGTGGCTAGTCCAGGAAAAGGTATGGTTGACAGGGTTACGGGTTATGTTGGATCTTGGTTTGCCAAACCTGAAGAGACCCCATCACCACATG GTGCAGGAATTGGTACTGAAGACTTATCAAAGAATAAGGATTCTGTTGCAGAAGTGAAACATGATGGCAAAGTTGTGGATTCAGGAAGGATTCAGGAGTAA
- the LOC131643551 gene encoding uncharacterized protein LOC131643551 isoform X1 yields MDSSRVVQSKVVENKDEQNLDSQHVVTHDAEEHTEPEKKSVMSRVKARARKIKNSITGHSPQTPDQTSGHDSEIQHATEDDDDEDDDGDLDEGKENVQEPLGHKAPNYGSRDVTSATPTTDYEKVENLRNSVFNLEGSKDVGEEPRRDPSVEGVSSTTGINRNIATDMAKAFDLEEKPDQFKADFERPIFSKKDPQEQGSRTDAYDLPKYQARDTDPNVEVYDSEDVKSATPKFESEQVENLGNSGIGFEGAKVVGEEPRHDSLVKGVSSTNIESDQNTAKPFSVRDKPDQFKADLARLGFSKEDFDEQVNRTEASNPKYQTNDTYPSEDVKNATPPPEYKQDENFGNSGVGFEGAKVKGEEPRHDSLFEGFSSTTSDTNQNIAKPFAEEDKPDQFKANSERPGFSDDFEEQGSRTEAYTLPKHQTSDTYPSEDVKNATPPAEYKQDENFGNSGVGFEGAKVKGEEPRRDSLFEGVSSTTAETNQNIVKPFAEEDKPDQFKANLERPEFSEEFEKQGRGIEAYTLPKYQTSDTYPSEEGELKDSKPLEESLERLNVHDDESKPKILPHVADTEYPASAGSHDQFVPHFSDATKTKNEYPQETVSTDINRNQEFSEKDSQDQGSKTEAYTIPKYQIRDTDPSGVGSDEVKDSTPLEESLERLNVHDGDEPKPIRELNIQPSVTDTEYPASAGSHDIRQPVPHFFDASKSHNEFSQETVSKGINKNPSETEESFNTVTNTAEKQPGYGESVETQPKHNKSYADENEFASATTADKTLTSENDEALKLGSYGTSTGSNANDGTETDKGAAVRDYFNEKSRPGEEDKALAEVITEALHKGKDEPLKSEDGKVDSEVEKPEKVFGEESNVASPGKGMVDRVTGYVGSWFAKPEETPSPHGAGIGTEDLSKNKDSVAEVKHDGKVVDSGRIQE; encoded by the exons ATGGATTCATCAAGAGTAGTTCAAAGTAAAGTGGTTGAGAACAAGGATGAACAAAACCTTGATTCACAACATG TGGTGACACATGATGCAGAAGAGCACACTGAGCCTGAGAAGAAATCTGTTATGAGTAGGGTGAAGGCAAGGGCTAGGAAAATCAAGAACAGTATTACTGGGCATAGTCCACAAACTCCTGATCAAACTAGTGGACATGACAGTGAAATTCAGCATGCtactgaagatgatgatgatgaagatgatgatggtgacTTGGATGAGGGGAAAGAAAATGTTCAAGAGCCACTAGGTCATAAAGCACCAA ATTATGGTAGTAGAGATGTTACAAGTGCAACACCTACAACTGATTATGAGAAAgttgaaaatttaagaaattcGGTATTTAATTTGGAAGGTTCAAAAGATGTAGGCGAAGAACCTCGTCGTGATCCATCAGTTGAAGGTGTTTCTTCAACTACTGGAATCAATCGAAACATAGCCACTGACATGGCCAAAGCATTTGATCTGGAAGAGAAGCCAGATCAATTCAAGGCTGATTTCGAGAGGCCGATATTTTCGAAGAAAGATCCTCAAGAACAAGGGAGTAGAACTGATGCATATGATCTTCCCAAGTATCAAGCCAGAGACACTGATCCAAATGTTGAAG TTTATGACAGTGAAGATGTTAAAAGTGCTACACCTAAATTTGAATCTGAGCAAGTTGAGAATCTAGGAAATTCAGGAATTGGTTTTGAAGGTGCAAAAGTTGTAGGAGAAGAACCTCGTCACGATTCACTGGTTAAAGGTGTTTCTTCAACAAACATTGAGTCCGATCAAAACACAGCCAAACCATTTTCTGTGAGAGATAAGCCAGATCAATTCAAGGCCGATTTGGCGAGGTTGGGATTTTCGAAAGAAGATTTTGATGAACAAGTAAATAGAACTGAGGCATCTAATCCCAAGTATCAAACCAATGACACTTATCCAAGTGAAGATGTTAAAAATGCTACACCTCCACCTGAATACAAGCAAGATGAAAATTTTGGAAATTCTGGAGTTGGTTTTGAAGGTGCAAAAGTTAAGGGAGAAGAACCTCGTCACGATTCACTATTTGAAGGTTTTTCATCAACAACCTCTGACACCAATCAAAACATAGCTAAACCATTTGCTGAGGAAGATAAGCCAGATCAATTCAAGGCCAATTCGGAGAGGCCTGGATTTTCGGACGATTTTGAAGAACAAGGAAGTAGAACTGAGGCATATACTCTTCCCAAGCATCAAACCAGTGACACTTATCCCAGTGAAGATGTTAAAAATGCTACACCTCCAGCTGAATACAAGCAAGATGAAAATTTTGGAAATTCTGGAGTTGGTTTTGAAGGTGCAAAAGTTAAGGGAGAAGAACCTCGTCGCGATTCACTATTTGAAGGTGTTTCATCAACAACCGCTGAAACCAATCAAAACATAGTCAAACCATTTGCTGAGGAAGATAAGCCAGATCAATTCAAGGCCAATTTGGAGAGGCCCGAATTTTCAGAAGAATTTGAAAAACAAGGAAGAGGAATTGAGGCATATACTCTTCCCAAGTATCAAACCAGTGACACTTATCCAAGTGAAGAAGGTGAATTAAAAGACAGTAAACCACTTGAGGAATCTCTTGAGAGATTGAATGTTCATGATGATGAGTCAAAACCAAAAATCCTGCCACATGTTGCTGACACTGAATACCCTGCTTCTGCTGGAAGCCATGATCAGTTTGTGCCACACTTCTCTGATGCAACAAAAACTAAGAATGAATATCCTCAGGAAACGGTATCGACAGATATCAATAGAAACCAGGAATTTTCGGAGAAAGATTCTCAAGATCAAGGGAGTAAAACTGAGGCATATACTATCCCGAAATATCAAATCAGGGACACTGATCCAAGCGGTGTTG GAAGTGATGAGGTAAAAGACTCTACACCACTTGAGGAATCTCTAGAGAGATTGAATGTGCATGATGGTGATGAGCCAAAACCTATCAGAGAACTAAATATTCAGCCATCTGTTACTGACACTGAATATCCTGCTTCTGCTGGAAGCCATGATATTCGTCAGCCTGTGCCACACTTCTTTGACGCATCAAAAAGTCATAATGAGTTTTCTCAAGAAACAGTATCCAAAGGTATCAATAAAAACCCCTCAGAAACTGAAGAATCTTTCAACACTGTCACCAACACTGCTGAAAAACAACCAGGTTATGGAGAATCAGTGGAGACACAACCAAAGCACAACAAAAGCTACGCAGATGAAAATGAATTCGCTTCTGCAACAACAGCTGATAAAACTCTCACTAGCGAAAACGATGAAGCTCTTAAGCTCGGTAGTTATGGAACTAGCACTGGCAGTAATGCAAATGATGGAACTGAAACGGACAAAGGGGCTGCTGTGAGGGACTATTTCAATGAGAAGTCAAGGCCTGGTGAAGAAGATAAGGCACTTGCTGAGGTGATTACGGAAGCTTTACATAAAGGGAAAGACGAGCCGTTGAAAAGTGAGGATGGAAAGGTTGATAGTGAAGTTGAGAAGCCAGAGAAAGTGTTTGGTGAAGAAAGCAATGTGGCTAGTCCAGGAAAAGGTATGGTTGACAGGGTTACGGGTTATGTTGGATCTTGGTTTGCCAAACCTGAAGAGACCCCATCACCACATG GTGCAGGAATTGGTACTGAAGACTTATCAAAGAATAAGGATTCTGTTGCAGAAGTGAAACATGATGGCAAAGTTGTGGATTCAGGAAGGATTCAGGAGTAA